One segment of Ktedonobacterales bacterium DNA contains the following:
- a CDS encoding RNA polymerase sigma factor: MQPSPSSSHMDSPAALYQEYAPLLFAYLRRQTASLEEAEDLLVEVFLAALERNQLLAVPEGERRRWLFGVAQHKLVDSYRRSARLRIVPLDALPKTLEEDATQTPEQVVLRQEAQIELRAAIRRLPPPQQQVLYLRFAHGLGAAEIAAVLGKGEGAVRILIWRTLKLLRTYFAAALLPVRMEDILAVLLVNLRLDK, from the coding sequence ATGCAACCGAGTCCTTCCAGTTCGCACATGGATAGTCCAGCCGCCCTCTACCAGGAGTACGCGCCACTTCTGTTCGCGTACCTGCGTCGGCAGACGGCTTCGCTGGAAGAGGCGGAAGACCTGCTGGTGGAGGTCTTTCTGGCCGCGTTGGAACGCAACCAGCTTCTTGCCGTGCCCGAAGGGGAGCGGCGGCGCTGGCTGTTTGGCGTAGCGCAGCACAAGCTGGTGGACTCGTATCGGCGCTCGGCGCGCCTGCGGATCGTCCCGCTGGACGCGCTCCCCAAGACCTTGGAGGAAGACGCGACACAGACTCCCGAACAGGTCGTGCTGCGCCAGGAGGCGCAGATAGAACTGCGCGCAGCGATCCGGCGCTTGCCGCCGCCGCAGCAGCAGGTGCTGTACCTGCGCTTTGCGCATGGACTCGGCGCTGCCGAGATCGCTGCTGTCCTGGGCAAAGGCGAGGGGGCCGTGCGCATCTTGATCTGGCGCACACTCAAGCTCTTGCGCACCTATTTCGCGGCAGCCCTCCTGCCAGTGAGGATGGAGGACATACTGGCTGTCTTGCTGGTCAACCTGCGACTGGACAAATAA
- a CDS encoding metalloregulator ArsR/SmtB family transcription factor: MSESDQLVILAQALADPVRLGILQHLMAGPATVSELQSLTGVSQSNVSNHLALLRERDLVRAAREGRHIIYALRDASVGHLVESLTVVAGMVPVRLWKSPQLVAARTCYDHLAGRYSVALFDALLALEAIKEPGAMHAEVELGARGEEVFGKLGLNLSAVRRERRRFAFACPDWTERRPHLGGSLGAALWATCVEHGWVVKQQGTRAIVVTDLGKQQFWEQLGVQMPLPEGA, encoded by the coding sequence ATGAGTGAAAGTGATCAACTGGTCATCCTTGCTCAAGCACTGGCTGACCCGGTGCGGCTTGGGATACTTCAACACTTAATGGCAGGCCCCGCAACCGTGTCGGAATTGCAGTCCCTCACTGGCGTCTCTCAATCAAACGTCTCCAACCATCTGGCTTTGCTGCGCGAACGTGATCTGGTGCGAGCGGCACGAGAGGGGCGGCACATTATCTATGCCCTGCGCGATGCATCGGTGGGCCACCTGGTTGAGTCCCTCACGGTAGTGGCGGGGATGGTCCCGGTCAGGCTCTGGAAATCACCACAGCTCGTTGCTGCCCGTACCTGCTACGATCATCTTGCAGGCCGCTATAGTGTGGCTCTTTTTGATGCCCTGCTGGCTCTGGAGGCCATCAAGGAACCAGGAGCCATGCATGCTGAGGTGGAGCTTGGGGCCAGGGGGGAGGAGGTGTTTGGCAAGCTTGGACTCAATCTAAGCGCCGTGCGACGAGAACGGCGTCGCTTTGCGTTCGCCTGCCCCGACTGGACCGAGCGGCGCCCCCACCTGGGAGGCAGCCTTGGGGCAGCACTGTGGGCCACCTGTGTCGAGCATGGCTGGGTAGTCAAGCAGCAGGGGACACGTGCTATCGTTGTCACCGATCTGGGCAAGCAGCAGTTCTGGGAACAATTGGGTGTCCAGATGCCATTGCCAGAGGGAGCGTGA